The segment catattcgctgtttgcaattaccaactaaacgagactaaatcaaaccaccaaaacaataacaaaaagcagggcgaccagttcatataagtttcagcatatttagggttgctagttgttcaaattaaaaacgaaccccgttagtttgcatgaggaatcgttcaaacgaacgggggtccactgtatcatgtatcatttttaataaataaataaatatggatCCACTCATACCAGCAAAAATTAACAAGCGCCAAAAATTATATCGATCATATggccatcctcaagcatgtttatggcgctgcttttgtttctttgatctcatcgttgCCTAAAATATCTAAcgggcaatatcgtataaacgatacgatcaagctaaagactattttttcattaaagtttattcaaaaaaagctcaagttttgattttcatgcaaaaataattacctGCAAGAGCGCcaactaaaaaaaatttctctttttcgtttttcatatctaatgctctactcagttattttttcaaattcatatattaccttttttggataaggattttgaaaaatagggaacggatatttaaaaatatagtcaagctaattatagatgtttctgagaaattaaaaaataattattgcggcagtagaaaggctaggtcacaccgctaggtggattaattcgggtttttttaataattgttacTCTGTAGTGTTAATTCACCACTATCTTAACCAGAGACAATGTGAGTTCTTCCCTTCAACCCTTTAAACAAACCAGTTGAAATATTCGGACAAGCGACACCAACTCAATAATGTTGCCACCGAGCATCAgatgtaagaaaaagaatgtcattTAAGATTATATACCACACATTACTTTAATTCACAGTGTCCAAACAGAAAACTTAAATAAACAGCATTATCATGATGTCTGATTTCGACCTCATGCTGCTCTAAATAACGGTTTAGCATGTGCcagattgcttataatttacaCGATGTAATAATCTGATCTGcaaattcataaaatcaataatCATTTCTATTTCACAGTGCCTATCTATGACCATTGTAATACGCAGTTACGGTTACTTCTTTCAAATATTAAGACAAACATTTTGATCAAACGTCTTTTACGTAGTGGAGTCACTGGATACCCGAACAagatttggcaacaaaagtatatcaaaattattacatattatgCTGTTGCTATCAACTAGCAATCATGTTTTGATACCGAGTCCAAGTGGCACTTGTGATGTATcagattttgctttcattttgttttcattcttaatgaaaaaaatgtgcacatattctatttatgatgtaaataaacctacaatatttaaattaatctattttcacataaatttttttctagtaaaatgtcAGTTCAAAGTATCTTCTGATAGCAATATCCTGATgatatgatagcaaaatgacaactaattcaGCTTTCCCATTACTATTGTATAACAGCAaaattagtattccgtttgatatttttgatagcaaaagtagtattcaatttcaTTTCATGGTTTTAGAATTTTTgctatcaattttgatattttaaccactaagtcgaccaaaatgaaatcagacCGAATAATCAAAATCAGTTACATCAAGGtatcattttttttcaattttgttttcaatttgctctaaaactttgctcgggttAGTAGGCCACCatcatcatacctcgaagcaaaCTGGGAAGCTCCCCGTTCCttacataataaaaaaaacagttttatatGTTTAGTAGCTATAAGCCTTTATTGAAAGacgaaatatttaaaattaacgAATCATTACTCCCTCGTGAGTCCAAGTCCTAATAGCGCTACATGCCGTATTTCGGAATTTTAGTTCGATAGACTTCCCAGCCTACTTAATCTACGCTGACTTCGAGGTTCACTAGgagtattaaaataaattaattccaATCAGACTGTAGCGAGGAGTCCTCCTCTACTTCAAATTTGATTGTTACAGGAGGTTCTGTGCTATTCATCGGCTCATTTAATTCATCGCCATCCGATCCCTCCTCAGCTTCATCAATCTTTTGTAAATGCATGTATTTAGTGTGCTGTGTCAAATAATTTCGCTGGTCAAAACTTCGTGGACAGAAGGCACACTGGAACGTTTCCTTGGGAGCTAGCACTTTCTTATACATATCTGAAGGGTGATATTTACCCATATGAATGAGCTTACCTCTCTCGTTGTCAAATCGGGCATTACAGAACTCGCATGCTTCTGGTAACATTTCATAATGAGATTTTATATGAAAGTTTAACGACGGGCGATGCTTGAACGTTTTGGAGCAGTAGGTGCAAGAATACGGTCCGTATACATTAGTAAGCTCACCACACTTTTTAGCAGGTGCAACAGGTGGTAAACCATGCATTTGTTGACGATGGGCCCGCAATGACTTTCCTTTTGCATAGTTTGCACCGCATTCTTCACAAGAATAGCGCTTTACATCCCCTCCATGCGATGTAATATGTCCCTCGAGATGATTCTTGCGTTTGAAAGACGCGGGACAAATAGTACATTTAAAAGGTCTTCCAGCATCAGAATGTTGATGTTTAAAATGAACATACAAATGAGTTTTATTTCTGCATTGTTTCTTACATATGTGGCACATTACAGCATCACAAGATTGATCAGTGGATGTATCCTGCATATAATCATTACGTACACTATCAGTGTCGCAAACACTATGATTTTCAACCGTTGGAACAACAAGATCGACATCAATATTGCTTTGATTGTTTGTTTCATCCACCGTAAACGCATTCATATGATCACCATTGCTTAGTTCATCCTCGACGGGATCGACATTAAATTCTATAGCATATTTTGCCGCATATCGTTCTCTAATTATAGAGTCATTGTGTAAGCTGCGTTGTCTGAACAACTGAAAATCCTCTAAAGTCACAGCGCACCTCCAGCAGATAGAAGCAGGAAGTCCATTCTCTGGATCTATTTGAATGCCCGTGAATTGAATTATCTGATTCAAAAGCATGTTATGCGTTTCACTTAAACCTGGAAGAAGTGGAACTAGATTGCGATCCCCGAAGCATAACCGACAATAAGAATGTGGATCCTCGCTGGGTCTGGAAGAGATTGAAAACAGCTGAGTATCCGTTCAACACAGAATAGGCAGAAGAATAGTAAGCTCAATAATTATACTGTTAGCTCCGAACATTAAATCAACTAGGTGTATTATCAATTCTCGCTCAATTAATCATAAGTTCTTAACgtacacacttcgaaaaaaaaccttgtaagattcattttttcgttctgtgcaGGATACAACCGTAATTTACTTTTGTATGTTATTTTACAACGACCAAACATTTCAGAACATTAAAATAATGAAAGATTTTGTTTCTATTTACTTCCAGCGAATCATAGAACAATAATTGTAGATTATTCTCATTTTGCATTAATGTGAGCTGAACAGATCTATACTGTACCATACAGTACTAAACTACAGTTTACTACTTTATTAGTtccaaatacaaaaataaatagaaacCTATAAATTTTCACTGAGTAACAAATATAAGGATATTCTACAGATACGTACACATCGATCTCTTCGGCATTCATTGCAGTTTCCAGAAGAAATTCCTTTAACAAAATTGCTTTTTATTCAGAGCCACACGCACAAATTTCGATTGTTTACCTATAAAAACTGTATACAGACAGTATTATGTACAGACGCGCAGAGATGAAACCACACTGAACAAATTGTGGTGGTGCCTGTCAAAGCCTTTgatatttctagatagaattaacaaaagggcgaatgccgcaaatgtaaacaaaacgagtgagagttactttttgctggaccagcataggaaaatcaaccctcactcggtttgtttacgcttgcgacattcgcccttttgttaattctatcttcatttgacagaaaacccaagagaaaacccatggaaaaactg is part of the Sabethes cyaneus chromosome 2, idSabCyanKW18_F2, whole genome shotgun sequence genome and harbors:
- the LOC128737659 gene encoding zinc finger protein 25-like, translated to MNAEEIDVPSEDPHSYCRLCFGDRNLVPLLPGLSETHNMLLNQIIQFTGIQIDPENGLPASICWRCAVTLEDFQLFRQRSLHNDSIIRERYAAKYAIEFNVDPVEDELSNGDHMNAFTVDETNNQSNIDVDLVVPTVENHSVCDTDSVRNDYMQDTSTDQSCDAVMCHICKKQCRNKTHLYVHFKHQHSDAGRPFKCTICPASFKRKNHLEGHITSHGGDVKRYSCEECGANYAKGKSLRAHRQQMHGLPPVAPAKKCGELTNVYGPYSCTYCSKTFKHRPSLNFHIKSHYEMLPEACEFCNARFDNERGKLIHMGKYHPSDMYKKVLAPKETFQCAFCPRSFDQRNYLTQHTKYMHLQKIDEAEEGSDGDELNEPMNSTEPPVTIKFEVEEDSSLQSDWN